A window from Patescibacteria group bacterium encodes these proteins:
- the rplB gene encoding 50S ribosomal protein L2, with product MPVRIHKPTSPGRRKSSVQSFDVLTKSEPEKSLIFFKRRSGGRNNQGKITVRHRGGGARRYVRIVDFRRTRYDEVATIAAIEYDPNRSAHLALITYPDATKAYIIAPDGLKVGDTISSSLQQIAIATGNRMPLLHIPPGVRVHSVEFRPSEGGKMAR from the coding sequence ATGCCAGTACGCATTCACAAACCAACGTCTCCTGGTCGCCGTAAGTCGAGCGTGCAGTCGTTTGACGTGCTCACAAAAAGCGAGCCAGAAAAGTCACTCATCTTTTTTAAACGACGAAGTGGCGGTCGAAACAACCAAGGGAAAATTACTGTGCGTCATCGTGGCGGTGGTGCCAGACGGTATGTTCGTATCGTTGATTTCCGTCGGACTCGCTATGACGAAGTTGCAACCATTGCGGCTATTGAATATGACCCAAACCGCAGCGCGCACCTTGCGCTCATCACATACCCAGATGCTACCAAGGCCTACATTATTGCTCCGGATGGCCTCAAGGTGGGGGACACGATTAGCTCATCGCTACAACAGATTGCCATTGCCACCGGAAATCGCATGCCACTGCTACACATCCCACCAGGGGTTCGTGTGCACAGTGTCGAATTCCGTCCGAGTGAGGGTGGAAAGATGGCACGCG
- the rplW gene encoding 50S ribosomal protein L23 translates to MSILEKLFQADEAPVAAPKIAKGSTAVKPVEKKTTKKAAAAKKVAAQNGVLVRPVVTEKAAHLAAMNQYVFAVSQRSNKITIALAVEAVYGIRPVAVHVIKVRGKERLRRNASGWTSDWKKAVVTLPKGKSITVIEGV, encoded by the coding sequence ATGAGTATTTTAGAGAAATTGTTCCAAGCAGACGAAGCACCTGTGGCCGCTCCTAAGATTGCAAAAGGGAGCACGGCGGTAAAGCCTGTGGAAAAGAAAACTACCAAGAAAGCAGCAGCTGCCAAGAAAGTAGCGGCACAGAATGGCGTACTTGTTCGACCAGTGGTTACAGAGAAGGCTGCGCACCTGGCAGCTATGAATCAGTATGTCTTCGCGGTCAGTCAGCGATCGAACAAGATTACCATCGCTTTGGCTGTTGAGGCAGTGTATGGCATTCGTCCCGTTGCCGTGCATGTTATTAAAGTTCGAGGCAAGGAGCGTTTGCGTCGTAACGCCAGTGGCTGGACGAGCGACTGGAAGAAAGCCGTTGTAACGCTACCAAAGGGTAAGTCGATTACGGTAATTGAAGGCGTCTAA
- the rplD gene encoding 50S ribosomal protein L4, which translates to MAKVPVFNLKGVQTGERELSDRFFAVPANALLIQQAVVAEQANARKVIAHTKTRADVRGGGKKPWKQKGTGRARHGSSRSPIWRGGGVTFGPRNDANYSVKINKKMRRKALLMALSDKVGAQRFLVMESLPEAGKTKDFSGVAKAILTAIKATRQPKTVVVVPTISDSLKRSTRNLKGFEAIRTDSLNIKTIIGAEYTLTTPEGVVAMEAWFAKRDKAEKTV; encoded by the coding sequence ATGGCAAAAGTTCCAGTCTTTAATTTAAAGGGTGTGCAAACGGGCGAGCGAGAGCTGAGCGACCGTTTCTTTGCCGTACCGGCAAATGCGCTCCTCATTCAGCAAGCCGTTGTGGCTGAGCAAGCAAACGCTCGAAAAGTTATAGCGCACACAAAAACGAGAGCGGACGTTCGTGGTGGTGGTAAGAAGCCATGGAAGCAGAAGGGAACAGGTCGTGCTCGTCACGGTTCCAGTCGTTCTCCTATTTGGCGTGGTGGTGGAGTTACGTTTGGTCCTCGAAATGACGCCAACTACAGCGTGAAGATAAACAAGAAGATGCGACGCAAGGCGTTACTCATGGCATTGTCTGACAAGGTTGGTGCGCAGCGTTTCTTGGTTATGGAGTCTCTTCCTGAGGCTGGCAAAACGAAAGATTTTAGCGGTGTGGCCAAAGCCATACTCACGGCCATCAAAGCGACTCGTCAACCAAAGACCGTTGTTGTGGTGCCAACTATCAGTGACTCATTGAAGCGTTCAACACGGAACCTCAAGGGCTTTGAAGCAATTCGTACCGACAGTTTGAATATCAAAACTATTATTGGCGCCGAGTACACGCTCACGACACCGGAAGGCGTTGTGGCGATGGAAGCCTGGTTCGCCAAGCGTGACAAGGCAGAAAAAACAGTATGA
- the rplC gene encoding 50S ribosomal protein L3: MKFIIGTKKNMSEHREADGRVVPVTVISVSPCVVTGIRTTERDGYTALQLATGERRNLTKALLGHFGTHGKFRTVREFRPWAGEVIPAVAIGDSVDLTQFTVGDMVTVTGTSKGRGFQGVVKRHGFHGSPKTHGHKDQVRMPGSIGAGGVQHVFKGTRMAGRMGGGQITVSNLKVIAVNAAAGELLVKGAVPGARHSVVLLRNAL; the protein is encoded by the coding sequence ATGAAATTCATCATCGGTACAAAAAAGAACATGTCAGAACATCGCGAGGCCGACGGCCGCGTGGTACCGGTGACTGTAATTTCAGTTTCGCCGTGTGTTGTTACCGGCATTCGTACAACCGAGCGCGATGGCTACACGGCCTTGCAGCTCGCCACTGGTGAACGTCGCAATCTTACAAAGGCACTACTTGGTCATTTTGGTACCCATGGCAAGTTCAGAACGGTACGAGAGTTTCGACCCTGGGCTGGTGAAGTAATTCCAGCAGTGGCCATTGGTGATTCGGTTGACCTAACGCAGTTCACTGTCGGAGACATGGTAACCGTTACCGGCACTTCAAAGGGTCGGGGATTTCAAGGTGTCGTGAAGCGTCATGGCTTCCACGGTAGTCCAAAGACGCACGGTCACAAAGACCAGGTCCGAATGCCTGGTTCAATTGGTGCCGGTGGTGTGCAGCACGTCTTTAAAGGAACACGAATGGCCGGGCGCATGGGTGGTGGCCAGATAACTGTTTCTAATCTCAAAGTTATTGCCGTCAATGCAGCTGCCGGAGAGCTTCTTGTTAAGGGAGCTGTGCCAGGAGCGCGACATTCGGTTGTGCTGCTTCGTAACGCGCTGTAA
- the rpsJ gene encoding 30S ribosomal protein S10, whose product MAKTAVHPKVAGAPEEFQQRVRIKIRAYDHKIIDASARTIMDTAIRSGANVVGPIPLPTEKSRFTVMRSPFIDKDARDQFEIRVHKRLIDIVEPTAKTIDALMGLSLPAGVDIEIKM is encoded by the coding sequence ATGGCCAAGACAGCAGTACACCCAAAAGTGGCAGGCGCGCCTGAAGAATTTCAGCAGCGTGTTCGCATTAAGATTCGAGCCTATGATCATAAAATCATTGATGCGTCGGCTCGAACCATAATGGATACTGCCATTCGATCTGGGGCAAACGTTGTTGGCCCAATACCGCTGCCAACAGAGAAGAGCCGATTTACCGTCATGCGGTCTCCGTTCATCGATAAAGATGCTCGCGACCAATTCGAAATCCGGGTGCACAAGCGATTGATTGACATAGTGGAGCCGACAGCAAAGACGATTGATGCCCTCATGGGTCTCAGCCTTCCCGCTGGCGTCGACATTGAAATAAAAATGTAG
- the tuf gene encoding elongation factor Tu: protein MADMFDRSKPHINVGTIGHVDHGKTTLTAALLSVLGAAGKTAQKKGVDEIDKAPEEKARGITIATAHVEYESDKRHYAHVDCPGHADYVKNMITGAAQMDAAILVVSATDGPMPQTREHILLARQVGVPCIVVFINKVDMVSDPELIDLVEEEVRELLTKYQFPGDKTPIIRGSALKDLENPTGEYAKPILDLVAQLDDYVPEPVRETDKPFLMPIEDIFSIEGRGTVVTGRIERGMVKVGEEVELVGMRDTVKTTVTGIEMFNKSLSEGRAGDNAGVLLRGTKKDDVDRGQVLAKPGSVTPHSEFEAEVYTLTKEEGGRHKPFLTGYKPQFYIRTTDVTGEISLPAGTEMVMPGDTTAVTVKLMVPVALEDKTRFAIREGGRTVGAGVVTKITK, encoded by the coding sequence ATGGCAGACATGTTTGACCGCTCGAAGCCGCACATTAACGTCGGTACTATCGGGCACGTAGACCACGGAAAGACAACCTTAACCGCAGCCTTGCTGTCGGTACTTGGCGCAGCTGGTAAAACTGCCCAAAAGAAGGGTGTTGACGAAATCGACAAAGCGCCTGAAGAAAAGGCTCGAGGTATTACTATTGCCACCGCGCACGTAGAATACGAGTCTGACAAGCGGCACTATGCACACGTTGACTGTCCTGGTCACGCTGACTACGTCAAAAACATGATTACTGGTGCGGCTCAAATGGACGCCGCTATTCTGGTTGTTTCCGCAACAGACGGACCAATGCCACAAACTCGAGAGCACATTTTACTTGCTCGTCAGGTGGGTGTTCCTTGCATTGTTGTTTTCATCAATAAAGTTGACATGGTGTCTGATCCAGAGCTTATCGACCTCGTTGAAGAAGAGGTGCGTGAGTTACTGACGAAGTACCAATTCCCAGGCGACAAGACACCAATCATTCGTGGTTCAGCTTTGAAAGACCTTGAGAACCCAACCGGTGAATACGCCAAACCTATTTTGGATCTCGTTGCGCAGCTTGACGACTACGTTCCAGAGCCAGTTCGAGAGACCGACAAGCCGTTCCTTATGCCAATTGAAGACATCTTCTCCATTGAAGGTCGTGGCACAGTGGTAACGGGTCGTATCGAGCGCGGTATGGTGAAGGTCGGTGAAGAGGTTGAATTGGTTGGTATGCGCGACACCGTTAAGACCACCGTTACCGGTATTGAAATGTTCAACAAGTCACTTTCCGAAGGCCGCGCGGGCGACAACGCTGGTGTGTTGCTTCGTGGAACCAAGAAGGATGACGTTGATCGTGGTCAAGTCCTCGCCAAGCCGGGTTCAGTAACACCACACAGCGAATTTGAAGCTGAGGTGTACACACTGACAAAGGAAGAAGGCGGTCGACACAAGCCATTCTTGACTGGTTACAAGCCACAGTTCTACATCCGAACTACTGACGTGACCGGTGAGATTTCCTTGCCAGCCGGAACCGAAATGGTTATGCCTGGCGACACAACAGCAGTAACGGTTAAATTAATGGTACCAGTGGCCCTCGAAGACAAGACTCGCTTCGCTATTCGTGAAGGTGGCCGCACCGTTGGTGCGGGCGTCGTTACGAAGATTACGAAGTAA
- the fusA gene encoding elongation factor G, whose amino-acid sequence MPRDYTFEKTRNIGIIAHIDAGKTTVTERILFYTGKKHKIGEVHEGEATMDWMEQERERGITITAAATTCFWKEHRINIIDTPGHIDFTVEVQRSLRVLDGGVVVFDGVAGVEPQSETVWHQADKFSVPRICFINKMDRTGADFYADMASIHERLTKDAYPVQLPIGSEDKFQGIINLLERKAIVYLDELGTKFEERDVPEDMKEKVEEYRARLIEAIVEQDEKLMEQFFAGTEPSLEDLKRALRVGTINRKIIPVFCGSALKNKGVQELLDGVVAYLPSPIDTPEVIGKNPDNLEEEIKIKADDSAPFRALAFKVAIDPFVGKLCFFRVYSGTLSAGSYVLNTTTGNRERIGRIVRLHANSREDVDMVYAGDIAAAVGLGNTFTGHTICDPAHPVVLESITFPEPVISVAVEPKTKADQEKMGVALQKLAEEDPTFRVRSDEETGQTIIAGMGELHLDIIVDRMKREFKVEANVGKPQVAYRETIRKTAEAEGKYIKQSGGRGQYGHCWLRVYPREAGAGFEFKDEVKGGAIPREYINPIRKGAEEALDRGIVAGYQLIDVGVAVYDGSYHDVDSSEAAFKVAASMALQAACKKAGPVLLEPVMKVEVVTPEQFMGDVIGDLNSKRGQVQQMRERSGMRIIDAIVPLAELFGYATELRSISQGRASYSMEFAQYVDVPRNVTEVIIGERAKK is encoded by the coding sequence ATGCCCCGAGATTATACTTTCGAAAAAACCAGGAATATCGGTATCATCGCCCACATTGACGCGGGGAAGACAACGGTAACTGAGCGAATCCTTTTTTACACTGGAAAGAAGCACAAAATTGGTGAGGTGCACGAAGGTGAAGCAACCATGGACTGGATGGAGCAAGAGCGAGAACGGGGTATCACCATTACCGCCGCTGCCACAACCTGCTTTTGGAAAGAGCACCGCATCAACATTATCGACACACCAGGTCACATCGACTTCACTGTTGAAGTGCAGCGGTCGCTGCGTGTTCTAGACGGTGGGGTCGTTGTTTTTGATGGGGTCGCCGGGGTTGAGCCGCAATCGGAAACAGTGTGGCACCAAGCAGATAAATTCAGCGTGCCTCGAATCTGCTTCATTAACAAAATGGATAGAACCGGTGCAGATTTCTACGCTGACATGGCTTCCATCCACGAGCGCCTCACGAAAGACGCCTACCCGGTGCAATTACCAATTGGTTCCGAGGATAAATTTCAGGGCATCATCAACCTGCTCGAACGCAAAGCCATTGTGTACCTCGACGAACTCGGAACGAAGTTTGAAGAGCGTGACGTTCCAGAAGACATGAAAGAAAAAGTTGAAGAGTACCGCGCTCGTTTAATCGAAGCAATTGTCGAGCAAGATGAGAAATTGATGGAGCAGTTTTTTGCCGGCACAGAACCGTCGCTTGAGGACTTGAAGCGGGCACTTCGCGTCGGAACTATTAATCGTAAAATTATTCCTGTGTTTTGTGGTTCGGCACTCAAAAACAAGGGCGTGCAGGAACTACTCGACGGTGTTGTTGCGTATCTTCCTTCACCAATCGACACCCCGGAAGTTATTGGTAAGAACCCAGACAATTTGGAAGAAGAAATTAAAATTAAGGCCGATGACAGCGCTCCGTTTCGAGCCCTGGCCTTTAAGGTGGCCATTGACCCCTTTGTCGGTAAGCTGTGTTTCTTCCGGGTGTACTCAGGAACATTGAGCGCCGGTTCGTACGTATTAAACACAACAACAGGGAACCGAGAACGTATTGGGCGAATTGTTCGTTTGCACGCCAACAGTCGTGAAGACGTTGATATGGTTTACGCTGGGGACATTGCGGCGGCAGTTGGTCTTGGGAACACCTTCACTGGTCACACTATTTGTGATCCAGCGCACCCAGTCGTTCTTGAGTCAATTACTTTCCCAGAACCAGTTATTTCTGTGGCTGTTGAACCAAAAACGAAGGCTGACCAAGAGAAGATGGGCGTGGCCTTGCAGAAATTGGCCGAGGAAGACCCAACATTCCGGGTGCGAAGTGACGAGGAAACTGGCCAGACCATCATTGCCGGCATGGGAGAACTCCACCTCGACATCATTGTCGACCGCATGAAGCGGGAATTTAAAGTTGAAGCCAACGTTGGTAAGCCACAGGTGGCGTATCGAGAAACTATTCGTAAAACGGCCGAAGCAGAAGGGAAGTACATTAAGCAATCTGGTGGTCGTGGTCAGTACGGTCACTGTTGGCTTCGCGTTTATCCACGAGAGGCTGGGGCAGGTTTTGAATTTAAAGATGAGGTTAAGGGTGGTGCCATTCCTCGCGAGTACATCAACCCAATTCGCAAAGGTGCTGAAGAAGCTTTGGACCGCGGTATCGTGGCTGGTTATCAGCTCATCGACGTTGGGGTCGCCGTGTACGACGGTTCGTACCACGACGTTGACTCTTCTGAAGCGGCCTTTAAAGTAGCTGCTTCCATGGCCCTGCAAGCCGCCTGTAAGAAAGCTGGGCCGGTGCTGTTAGAGCCAGTCATGAAAGTTGAAGTCGTAACACCAGAGCAGTTTATGGGTGACGTTATTGGTGACTTGAACTCCAAGCGTGGGCAGGTGCAGCAGATGCGAGAGCGGTCGGGGATGCGCATCATTGACGCCATTGTGCCGCTGGCCGAATTGTTCGGCTACGCGACCGAGCTTCGCTCAATTTCTCAAGGTCGTGCCAGCTACTCCATGGAATTTGCTCAGTACGTTGATGTACCTCGAAACGTTACCGAGGTCATCATTGGTGAACGAGCGAAGAAGTAG
- the rpsG gene encoding 30S ribosomal protein S7: MRGKQAPKRTTEPDPKFHRADVAKFINCVMERGKKTVAQKIVYGMLEIVAEKTQKDPVVIFEEAVKNVSPVVEVRSKRVGGGNYQIPVPVRAERRQMLAFRWLIAAANNGKGRPMAQKLAGEVMAAANNEGAAIKKKLDIHRMAESNRAFSHFAR; the protein is encoded by the coding sequence ATGCGAGGAAAACAAGCACCAAAGCGCACAACAGAACCAGACCCGAAATTTCACCGGGCTGATGTCGCCAAGTTCATTAATTGCGTAATGGAGCGCGGGAAAAAGACCGTGGCGCAGAAAATTGTGTACGGTATGCTCGAAATCGTTGCTGAAAAGACGCAAAAAGATCCAGTTGTAATTTTTGAGGAAGCGGTTAAAAATGTCTCGCCAGTTGTTGAAGTTCGTAGCAAGCGAGTTGGCGGTGGTAACTATCAGATTCCGGTTCCGGTGCGCGCCGAACGCCGTCAGATGCTGGCTTTCCGTTGGTTGATTGCTGCGGCGAACAACGGCAAGGGTCGACCAATGGCTCAAAAATTGGCTGGTGAGGTCATGGCGGCGGCAAACAATGAAGGTGCCGCAATTAAAAAGAAACTTGATATTCACCGCATGGCCGAGTCTAACCGAGCATTCTCTCACTTCGCCCGTTAA
- the rpsL gene encoding 30S ribosomal protein S12 — translation MPTMNQLRRGARKSKKTKSEAPAMQTTLDTLHRRRRELPQGSPFKRGVCLKVTTQTPKKPNSALRKIARVRLSNGMEVTAYIPGVGHNLQEHSIVLIRGGRVKDLPGVRYTIVRGVYDTQGVANRQRSRSRYGAKQPKKK, via the coding sequence ATGCCTACGATGAACCAGCTCCGACGAGGAGCTCGAAAAAGTAAAAAGACAAAATCAGAGGCGCCTGCTATGCAGACGACCCTTGATACGTTGCACCGTCGTCGACGAGAGCTTCCCCAGGGTAGCCCGTTCAAGCGTGGCGTTTGTCTAAAGGTAACCACCCAAACACCAAAGAAACCAAACTCGGCGCTTCGAAAGATTGCCCGTGTTCGGTTGTCGAACGGCATGGAAGTTACCGCCTACATTCCAGGGGTTGGTCATAATCTTCAAGAACACTCAATCGTGCTTATTCGTGGTGGTCGGGTGAAAGACTTGCCTGGTGTTCGGTACACCATTGTTCGAGGTGTGTATGACACGCAGGGTGTGGCAAACCGACAGCGCAGCCGCAGTCGCTACGGAGCCAAGCAGCCGAAAAAGAAGTAA
- a CDS encoding site-2 protease family protein, with amino-acid sequence MIIAISFFVILFLSAIFHEYVHAWTADQLGDRTAKDLGRLTLNPMAHIDPFATVLLPLLLFIGTGGRFMFAAAKPVPFNPYNLRFPKYGSALVGISGPLGNVALALVCALLVRFVPLPEIMTGILGIVVYANILLAIFNLVPLPPLDGSHVLLAILPERFGVVRDYLERYGFMLFLVFLIFFASILTPVIFAITRAFLGQNGFGVLLQTLRY; translated from the coding sequence ATGATTATTGCCATTTCATTTTTTGTCATTTTATTTTTGTCTGCCATTTTTCACGAGTACGTACACGCGTGGACGGCTGACCAGCTAGGGGACAGAACTGCCAAAGACCTGGGTCGCTTGACCTTGAACCCCATGGCACACATTGATCCGTTTGCCACGGTGCTACTGCCGCTACTCTTGTTTATTGGTACGGGTGGCCGCTTTATGTTTGCGGCCGCGAAGCCCGTGCCGTTTAATCCGTACAACCTGCGATTTCCAAAGTACGGTTCGGCACTTGTGGGCATTTCTGGCCCACTCGGAAATGTAGCGCTCGCTCTCGTTTGTGCGTTACTTGTTCGTTTTGTACCACTACCTGAGATAATGACCGGCATTTTAGGAATTGTTGTTTACGCAAATATACTTTTGGCAATTTTCAACCTTGTTCCCTTGCCGCCCCTTGATGGCTCGCATGTATTGCTAGCCATTCTGCCAGAGCGGTTTGGAGTGGTTCGGGACTACCTCGAGCGCTATGGATTCATGTTATTCCTTGTTTTCCTCATCTTTTTCGCGAGTATCTTAACTCCTGTCATATTTGCCATAACCAGAGCTTTCCTTGGACAAAATGGCTTCGGAGTGCTCCTTCAGACATTGCGCTACTAG
- a CDS encoding L28 family ribosomal protein, protein MAKICDQCGRGSAKANSRSHSNIATIRRQHINLQSRTIDGKQVKICTSCLRTNVKVTA, encoded by the coding sequence ATGGCAAAAATTTGCGATCAATGCGGCCGAGGCTCAGCGAAGGCGAACAGCCGTAGCCACTCAAACATTGCGACTATCCGTAGACAACACATTAACTTGCAGAGCCGTACGATAGACGGTAAGCAAGTCAAAATCTGTACCTCTTGCCTTCGAACGAACGTAAAGGTTACCGCATAA
- a CDS encoding F0F1 ATP synthase subunit epsilon has translation MATLTFEITTPERTVFRAEVEQVTIPTTSGQITVLPNHIPLVSELASGELVARQGNDEVVMAVTGGFAEMRSGNELVILADAAERAEEIDIARAEAARERAKQAMEGIREDSEHYIAAAAELQRSLIRLKVAGRKRYRGKHGVGSEGILGDT, from the coding sequence ATGGCAACATTAACCTTTGAAATTACAACTCCAGAGCGAACTGTTTTTCGGGCTGAAGTTGAACAGGTGACTATCCCCACAACGAGTGGGCAGATTACTGTTTTGCCAAATCATATTCCTCTGGTAAGCGAGCTTGCTTCTGGCGAACTGGTCGCGAGGCAGGGGAATGACGAAGTCGTTATGGCAGTTACTGGTGGATTCGCTGAAATGCGCTCAGGCAATGAACTGGTTATTTTAGCAGACGCGGCAGAACGGGCTGAAGAAATTGATATTGCCAGAGCCGAGGCAGCGCGCGAGCGGGCCAAGCAAGCCATGGAAGGCATCCGTGAAGATTCTGAACATTACATTGCGGCCGCAGCCGAGTTACAACGGTCACTTATTCGATTAAAAGTAGCGGGAAGAAAACGATATCGCGGGAAGCATGGTGTTGGTTCCGAAGGAATATTGGGAGACACGTAG